A genomic segment from Campylobacter concisus encodes:
- the aspS gene encoding aspartate--tRNA ligase yields MRSHYCTDLSKADIGKEVILCGWANTYRDHGGVVFIDLRDVSGLIQLVCDPADSKEAHDVAAKVRDEYVLKAKGKVRARGEGLTNPKLKTGEIEVIVSELIIENPSEPLPFMIGDESVNEDIRLKYRFLDLRSERLQNIFKMRSRAAIAARNSLDKMGFIEFETPVLTRATPEGARDYLVPSRVYPGQFYALPQSPQLFKQLLMCSGFDKYFQIAKCFRDEDLRADRQPEFTQIDIEMSFVEQEDIINMAETMLKDIFKACGYDIKTPFRRMSYKEATETYGSDKPDLRYDLKMIDVIDIFERSSNEIFSSIAKDKKKNRIKALKVPNGDNIFSKREMNRFEEFVRKFGAQGLGYFQMKEEGLKGPLCKFFEQSDLDEIVSRCELKVGDVVFFGAGKKKVVLDYMGRFRIFLAEQMNIIDQDKLEFLWVLDFPMFEQNDDGSYSAMHHPFTMPKNIDEPDLEDILSIAHDVVLNGFELGGGSIRIHKNDIQQKVFKLLGIDEEEQREKFGFLLDALTFGAPPHGGIAIGFDRLNMLVNKAGSIRDVIAFPKTQRAQCPLTKAPSHASNEQLRELGLRIREKEQKA; encoded by the coding sequence ATGCGAAGTCATTATTGCACCGATCTTAGCAAAGCTGATATCGGTAAAGAAGTAATACTTTGTGGCTGGGCAAATACATATAGAGACCATGGTGGCGTTGTTTTCATCGACTTAAGAGACGTTAGTGGGCTTATACAATTAGTTTGCGATCCGGCTGATAGCAAAGAAGCACATGACGTGGCTGCAAAAGTAAGAGATGAATATGTCTTAAAAGCAAAAGGAAAAGTAAGAGCTAGAGGCGAAGGACTAACCAATCCAAAGCTAAAAACTGGTGAGATAGAAGTAATAGTAAGTGAGCTAATCATCGAAAATCCAAGCGAGCCACTACCATTTATGATAGGCGATGAGAGCGTAAATGAGGACATCAGACTAAAATACCGCTTTTTAGACCTTAGAAGCGAGCGCTTGCAAAATATATTTAAAATGCGTTCTCGTGCAGCGATCGCAGCTAGAAACAGCCTAGATAAAATGGGCTTTATCGAGTTTGAAACTCCAGTTTTAACACGCGCAACTCCAGAAGGTGCTAGAGACTACCTAGTGCCAAGCCGCGTATATCCAGGCCAGTTCTATGCACTCCCACAAAGCCCACAGCTATTTAAACAGCTTTTGATGTGTTCTGGCTTTGATAAATATTTCCAAATCGCAAAATGCTTCCGCGACGAGGACTTAAGGGCTGATCGCCAACCAGAATTTACCCAAATAGATATCGAAATGAGCTTTGTCGAGCAAGAAGATATCATAAATATGGCTGAGACGATGCTAAAAGACATCTTTAAAGCCTGCGGATACGATATCAAAACGCCATTTAGACGTATGAGCTACAAAGAGGCAACCGAGACTTATGGCTCAGATAAGCCTGATCTTAGATATGATCTAAAAATGATCGATGTAATCGATATTTTCGAGCGCTCAAGCAATGAAATTTTTAGCTCTATCGCAAAAGACAAAAAGAAAAACCGCATCAAAGCGCTAAAAGTGCCAAATGGCGACAACATCTTTAGTAAGCGCGAGATGAATAGATTTGAAGAATTTGTACGTAAATTTGGCGCACAAGGGCTTGGCTACTTCCAAATGAAAGAAGAAGGACTAAAAGGCCCACTTTGCAAATTTTTTGAGCAAAGCGATCTTGACGAGATCGTCTCAAGATGTGAACTAAAAGTTGGTGACGTCGTATTTTTTGGCGCTGGCAAGAAAAAAGTCGTGCTTGACTACATGGGACGATTTAGAATTTTCCTAGCCGAGCAAATGAATATCATCGATCAAGACAAACTTGAGTTTTTATGGGTGCTTGACTTCCCAATGTTTGAGCAAAATGATGATGGCAGCTACTCTGCGATGCATCATCCATTTACTATGCCAAAAAATATAGACGAGCCTGATCTTGAGGATATCCTCTCTATCGCTCACGACGTCGTACTTAACGGCTTTGAGCTTGGCGGCGGAAGTATAAGAATTCATAAAAACGATATCCAACAAAAGGTCTTTAAACTTCTTGGCATAGACGAAGAGGAGCAGCGTGAGAAATTTGGCTTCTTGCTTGATGCATTGACATTTGGCGCGCCTCCACATGGCGGTATCGCGATAGGATTTGACAGGCTAAATATGCTTGTAAATAAAGCAGGCTCGATCCGTGACGTCATAGCCTTCCCTAAAACACAGCGCGCTCAGTGCCCACTAACAAAGGCACCAAGCCACGCTAGCAACGAACAGCTTAGGGAGCTAGGACTAAGGATAAGAGAAAAAGAACAAAAAGCTTAA
- a CDS encoding NAD(+) kinase gives MKNEQKFNTTNAKKVGLIAKDYPLFRQDLKKLEKILSKYSVEILFEKNCAKRIEKNGFELIKLAKECEFLITLGGDGTIISTCRKLAHISPLVLGIHAGRLGFLTDITINESEKFFKDFFDDKFEVEMPFMLDVTLHKSDGKTEQKIAFNDAVIVSKNGGSMTHIEAFLNEKYFNSYYGDGVIAATPAGTTAYNMSANGPIIYPLSEVFALTPICSHSLTQRPVVLTKNHTVKFKTKSNAILVIDGQDRFDMSKISAVSMSLSDKKARLIRHIGRDYFQILKEKLHWGYND, from the coding sequence ATGAAAAATGAACAAAAATTTAATACCACAAATGCCAAAAAAGTGGGACTTATTGCCAAAGATTATCCATTGTTTAGGCAAGATTTAAAAAAGCTAGAAAAAATTTTATCAAAATATAGTGTAGAAATTTTATTTGAGAAAAATTGTGCCAAGCGTATAGAAAAAAATGGTTTTGAACTAATAAAACTAGCCAAAGAGTGCGAATTTTTAATCACGCTTGGCGGTGATGGCACTATAATCTCAACTTGTAGAAAACTAGCTCATATCTCGCCGCTTGTCCTTGGCATACACGCTGGTAGGCTAGGCTTTTTGACAGATATTACAATAAATGAGAGTGAGAAATTTTTTAAAGACTTTTTTGATGATAAATTTGAGGTAGAAATGCCTTTTATGCTAGATGTCACGCTTCATAAAAGTGATGGCAAAACCGAGCAAAAGATAGCCTTTAACGACGCTGTTATAGTTAGTAAAAATGGTGGTTCAATGACGCATATTGAGGCGTTTTTAAATGAAAAATACTTTAATTCATATTACGGTGATGGTGTCATAGCAGCGACTCCAGCAGGCACTACGGCTTATAATATGAGCGCAAATGGCCCGATCATCTATCCTTTAAGCGAGGTATTTGCACTAACTCCCATTTGCTCGCACTCGCTCACGCAACGTCCAGTCGTGCTTACCAAAAATCACACGGTTAAATTTAAAACAAAAAGTAATGCCATTTTAGTAATAGACGGCCAAGACCGCTTTGATATGAGTAAAATTTCAGCCGTTAGCATGAGCCTTAGTGATAAAAAAGCTAGGCTGATACGCCATATTGGCAGGGATTATTTTCAAATTTTAAAAGAGAAACTTCACTGGGGTTATAATGATTGA
- a CDS encoding AAA family ATPase: MIDRILIKDYLNFKNVELNFKEGLSVFTGVSGAGKSVLMSAIMAVFGLKDSEARLIEADVEHKFELDEFGIENEEVNIFKLLKDKSTRYFINQQAISKKNLAQVAREHIKYLSAKEANEFENEKFLNLLDRLEISKNEKFKEIKQEFEEAFLEFSKISKELATIKEEEKKVEELKELASFEIEKIRSVGPKKGEFEELMETKKRLSKKDKINEAWVRAERIFELEHSVNEALSISDLDNGFFEDAMNELRVARDSLNMEELDDIDVESVLDRIEALNAIIRRYGSEEEALEALAKKEKELARYENLSFEKSELEKKFEILSKKANELAGTLSKARSVNLKELESMINSYLKELYMPDITLKIEEKRLDILGLDEVCLNLNETSLKNLSSGELNRLRLAFIAASSEITKTGGDVIILDEIDANLSGKEAMSIANVLLKLANFYQIFAISHQPQLSSKANSHFLVERHEENSVVRELDKDERVSELARMISGEHISEEAINFAKGLLK, encoded by the coding sequence ATGATTGATCGAATTTTGATTAAAGATTATCTAAATTTTAAAAATGTTGAGTTAAATTTCAAAGAGGGTCTTAGCGTATTTACGGGCGTTAGCGGTGCTGGCAAGTCTGTGCTAATGAGCGCTATAATGGCTGTTTTTGGGCTAAAAGATAGCGAGGCAAGGCTAATAGAAGCTGACGTGGAGCATAAATTTGAGCTTGATGAGTTTGGCATAGAAAATGAAGAGGTCAATATTTTCAAGCTTTTAAAAGATAAAAGCACGAGATATTTTATAAACCAACAAGCCATCTCAAAGAAAAATTTAGCCCAAGTGGCGCGCGAGCACATCAAATACCTCTCAGCAAAAGAGGCAAATGAATTTGAAAATGAGAAATTTCTAAATTTGCTTGATAGGCTTGAAATTTCAAAAAATGAGAAATTTAAAGAGATAAAGCAGGAATTTGAAGAGGCGTTTTTAGAATTTTCTAAAATTTCAAAAGAGCTAGCCACTATAAAAGAGGAAGAGAAAAAGGTCGAGGAGCTAAAGGAGCTTGCTAGCTTTGAGATCGAGAAGATAAGAAGCGTTGGGCCTAAAAAAGGCGAGTTTGAAGAGCTTATGGAGACTAAAAAAAGGCTTAGTAAAAAGGATAAGATAAATGAGGCGTGGGTTAGAGCTGAGCGGATATTTGAGCTAGAACACAGTGTAAATGAGGCGCTAAGCATCAGTGACCTTGATAATGGCTTTTTTGAAGATGCGATGAATGAGTTAAGGGTCGCAAGAGATAGCCTAAATATGGAAGAACTTGACGATATCGATGTGGAGAGCGTGCTTGATAGGATAGAAGCTCTTAATGCTATCATCAGGCGATACGGCAGCGAGGAAGAGGCGTTAGAAGCGCTTGCTAAAAAGGAAAAAGAGCTTGCTAGATATGAAAATTTAAGCTTTGAAAAGAGTGAACTTGAGAAGAAATTTGAAATTTTAAGTAAAAAGGCAAATGAGCTAGCCGGCACTTTAAGCAAGGCAAGGAGCGTAAATTTAAAAGAGCTTGAGAGTATGATAAATTCATATTTAAAAGAGCTTTATATGCCAGATATCACGCTAAAAATAGAAGAAAAAAGACTTGATATTTTAGGGCTTGATGAGGTTTGTCTAAATTTAAATGAGACTTCGCTTAAAAATTTAAGTTCAGGCGAACTAAACCGCCTAAGACTGGCTTTTATAGCCGCATCTAGTGAGATCACAAAAACGGGCGGTGATGTCATCATACTTGATGAAATAGATGCAAATTTAAGCGGAAAAGAGGCGATGAGTATCGCAAATGTTTTGCTTAAGCTTGCAAATTTTTATCAAATTTTTGCCATTTCACATCAGCCGCAGCTTAGCTCAAAGGCAAATTCACACTTTTTGGTAGAGCGTCACGAGGAAAACTCGGTCGTAAGAGAGCTTGATAAAGATGAACGAGTGAGCGAATTAGCACGTATGATAAGCGGTGAGCACATAAGTGAAGAGGCAATAAATTTTGCGAAAGGGCTTTTAAAGTAG
- a CDS encoding GGDEF domain-containing response regulator — translation MERILVVDDNKALAKLIVMQMEKTIDDMTIDVAYSFAEAKTLISEHDKDYFMTILDLNLPDAPNGEIVDYALSKGLSAIVLTGSIDDETRQNFINKDIVDYVYKGNMDDINYIFQMINRLSKNRQYKVLVVEDSLPFRNMIKKILTSLQFKVLAAAHGEEAMSYFADNPDINLIITDYRMPVKDGLEVLKEVRKEKDKNSLGVIVMTSPSEKTDASIFLKNGASDFIAKPFSKEELICRVNNTIEAMENINKIANFANRDFLTGVYNRRFFYSDVEEYIQAAEETNESYAFAMIDVDYFKKINDTYGHDGGDRILKSIAKILNDNTKGSDIVARFGGEEFCVVLKKINKEEAVKFFVNLRAKVAENEVTIKKEKVKVTISIGVSFGNGHCEIDDMIEACDSALYTAKENGRNRVEIAL, via the coding sequence ATGGAAAGAATCCTTGTAGTTGATGATAATAAGGCGTTAGCAAAGCTGATTGTTATGCAAATGGAAAAGACTATTGATGATATGACAATTGATGTCGCATACAGTTTTGCCGAGGCTAAGACGTTAATTAGCGAGCATGACAAAGATTATTTTATGACTATTTTGGATTTAAATTTACCAGATGCTCCAAACGGAGAGATTGTTGATTATGCGCTTTCCAAAGGACTTTCAGCTATTGTTTTAACAGGCAGCATTGATGATGAAACAAGGCAAAATTTTATAAATAAAGATATCGTTGATTATGTTTATAAAGGAAATATGGATGATATCAACTATATCTTTCAAATGATAAATAGACTGAGCAAAAATAGACAATACAAGGTTTTGGTTGTTGAAGACTCGCTCCCTTTTAGAAATATGATAAAAAAGATATTAACTAGCCTTCAGTTTAAAGTTTTGGCTGCAGCTCACGGCGAAGAGGCAATGAGTTATTTTGCAGATAATCCTGATATAAATCTTATAATAACTGATTATAGAATGCCGGTAAAAGATGGTCTTGAAGTTTTAAAAGAGGTTAGAAAAGAAAAAGATAAAAATAGTCTTGGCGTAATCGTTATGACATCTCCTAGCGAAAAGACTGACGCATCAATATTTTTAAAAAATGGTGCGAGCGATTTTATAGCAAAACCATTTTCAAAAGAAGAGCTAATATGTCGTGTTAATAATACGATTGAAGCGATGGAAAATATAAACAAGATAGCAAATTTTGCAAATCGTGACTTCTTGACTGGAGTTTATAATAGAAGATTTTTTTATTCCGACGTGGAAGAGTATATCCAAGCAGCTGAAGAGACCAATGAGTCTTATGCTTTTGCAATGATTGATGTTGATTATTTTAAGAAGATAAATGATACATATGGCCATGATGGTGGAGACAGGATACTAAAATCAATCGCAAAAATTTTAAATGACAATACAAAAGGAAGTGATATTGTTGCTAGATTTGGCGGCGAAGAATTTTGCGTTGTCCTTAAAAAAATAAATAAAGAAGAAGCTGTTAAATTTTTTGTAAATTTGCGAGCCAAAGTGGCTGAAAATGAAGTAACTATAAAAAAGGAAAAAGTAAAAGTTACTATATCAATAGGTGTATCTTTTGGCAATGGGCATTGCGAGATAGACGATATGATTGAGGCTTGCGATTCAGCGCTTTACACCGCAAAAGAAAATGGTAGAAACAGAGTAGAAATAGCTTTATGA
- a CDS encoding TatD family hydrolase, whose amino-acid sequence MIIDTHCHLDSKVYDPDLDKILDEARNLGLKGFIIPGADINDLPKAAKIARENSDIFFAAGVHPYDKESFSIEILRNFAKDEKCVAIGECGLDYFRLPKDENEKIKEKEDQKRIFLAQLDLAVELKKPVILHIREANEDSFNILKEYASKLEAGAILHCYNASPLLLELCKFGNFYFGIGGVLTFKNAKNLVEILPKIPFDRIVIETDAPYLTPEPNRGKRNEPAFTTFVAKKIAEILNLEFEVICEKTSNNAKRLFKCFA is encoded by the coding sequence ATGATTATAGATACACATTGTCATTTGGATAGTAAAGTTTATGATCCTGACCTTGATAAAATTTTAGATGAAGCTAGAAATTTAGGGCTAAAAGGCTTTATTATCCCGGGAGCTGATATCAATGATTTACCAAAAGCGGCTAAAATAGCGCGTGAAAATTCTGACATTTTCTTTGCCGCTGGAGTTCATCCATATGATAAAGAGAGTTTTAGCATTGAAATTTTAAGAAATTTTGCCAAAGATGAAAAGTGTGTGGCGATTGGTGAATGTGGTTTGGACTACTTTCGCTTGCCAAAAGATGAAAATGAAAAGATAAAAGAAAAAGAGGATCAAAAACGTATTTTTTTAGCTCAACTTGATTTAGCTGTTGAGTTAAAAAAACCCGTTATTCTTCACATTAGGGAGGCTAATGAGGACTCTTTTAACATCTTAAAAGAGTATGCATCAAAGCTTGAAGCTGGAGCGATTTTGCATTGTTATAATGCTTCGCCGCTTCTTTTAGAGCTTTGTAAATTTGGGAATTTTTATTTTGGTATAGGCGGTGTTTTAACATTTAAAAATGCTAAAAATTTAGTCGAAATTTTGCCAAAAATCCCATTTGACAGGATAGTTATTGAAACTGACGCTCCTTATCTCACGCCAGAACCAAATCGCGGCAAGAGAAATGAGCCGGCGTTTACGACATTTGTTGCTAAAAAGATAGCTGAAATTTTAAACCTTGAGTTTGAAGTTATTTGTGAAAAAACTTCAAATAATGCCAAAAGGTTGTTTAAGTGCTTTGCTTAA
- a CDS encoding lytic transglycosylase domain-containing protein: MKAMLKIFLMFACSTLLLANTPEKSSYDTQVKILKELDIDASFMKTSHYAKMRQGIKQSQLETFTESLKNGYMYIPMVKEQIKKSGVPESFFYLAMIESGFSNHTVSNAKATGMWQFMEQTARLHGLKVGQYVDERKDPVESTIAATNYLKSLKNQFGKWYLAAMAYNCGDGALKRAIQKAGTDDLVTLLDAEKKYLPAETRNFVIKILRAAYTAKDADFLMSKDSSLLSINGGLKLVKVKVPGGTNLAQIGDSIGLSTKKMKNNNPHLKFVFTPPTLKDYYVYIPENKKQLFAENFKPFNGKNNFYAYVVKKGETLLSISKKTGVSHRAIKDYNELSTNAVSYNQKLIIPFSAQNKSQNYIVQTGDTIASLSKKFNVSEKDLKDANSFASSNLNVGANIVIP; this comes from the coding sequence ATGAAAGCAATGCTTAAAATATTTTTAATGTTTGCATGTAGTACCTTACTACTAGCAAATACACCTGAAAAGAGCTCATACGACACTCAGGTAAAAATTTTAAAAGAGCTGGATATTGACGCTAGCTTTATGAAGACTTCTCACTATGCAAAGATGAGGCAAGGTATCAAACAATCACAACTTGAAACATTTACGGAATCTCTAAAAAATGGTTATATGTATATACCGATGGTAAAAGAGCAGATCAAAAAATCAGGCGTACCTGAGTCATTCTTTTATCTAGCTATGATAGAATCAGGCTTTTCAAATCACACAGTCTCAAACGCAAAAGCTACTGGTATGTGGCAGTTTATGGAACAAACGGCTAGACTGCATGGCCTAAAGGTAGGACAGTATGTCGATGAGAGAAAAGATCCAGTAGAGTCTACTATTGCAGCAACAAATTATCTAAAGTCGCTTAAAAATCAATTTGGTAAGTGGTATCTAGCAGCTATGGCCTATAACTGCGGCGATGGAGCCTTAAAAAGAGCCATACAAAAAGCTGGCACAGATGATCTTGTAACGCTTCTTGATGCTGAGAAAAAATACCTTCCAGCCGAAACTAGAAATTTTGTTATCAAAATTTTAAGAGCAGCATATACCGCAAAAGACGCAGACTTCTTGATGTCTAAAGATTCATCTTTATTGAGCATAAACGGAGGACTAAAGCTTGTAAAAGTAAAAGTACCTGGCGGTACAAATTTAGCTCAAATAGGCGATAGTATCGGCCTTAGTACAAAAAAGATGAAAAATAACAACCCGCATTTAAAATTTGTATTTACTCCGCCAACTCTAAAAGATTATTATGTTTATATCCCTGAAAATAAAAAACAGCTTTTTGCAGAAAATTTCAAGCCATTTAATGGTAAAAATAATTTTTATGCCTATGTTGTAAAAAAAGGCGAAACACTACTTTCTATCTCTAAAAAAACAGGTGTTAGTCATAGAGCGATCAAAGACTACAACGAGCTTAGCACAAATGCCGTAAGCTATAATCAAAAACTAATTATTCCATTTTCCGCCCAAAATAAATCTCAAAACTATATAGTCCAAACTGGTGATACAATAGCTTCTTTATCTAAAAAATTTAATGTGAGCGAAAAAGATTTAAAAGATGCAAATTCTTTTGCTAGTTCAAATTTAAATGTTGGAGCAAATATTGTCATACCATAA
- a CDS encoding septal ring lytic transglycosylase RlpA family protein, with protein MSYHKSLKFYIGLSFTLLVTGCSWSGAPFTPSGPTNVKGNNSASIQKATMRPYTINGKTYYPTVVSVGDKASGTASWYGPNFHGKTTSNGEIYNMYNMTAAHKTLPMNTILKVTNLRNQKSVIVRVNDRGPFVADRVLDLSKAAATKLDIIGTGTAPVSMEVIGFNEDINAVASINTQAKPTSTGIKVPNPVAPTAPTGGIIISSEQRVVGGDFMVQIGSFKNLEGANRYQREHQSIDGYKSVVRTFTIDGSTIYRVFLNGFRSEDEARDYARSGKFQGAFIVRG; from the coding sequence TTGTCATACCATAAGAGCCTAAAATTTTATATAGGACTAAGTTTTACTCTTCTAGTTACTGGTTGCTCTTGGAGCGGGGCACCATTTACACCAAGTGGCCCAACTAATGTAAAGGGCAACAATTCAGCTTCTATCCAAAAAGCAACAATGAGGCCTTACACGATAAATGGCAAAACATACTACCCAACCGTTGTAAGCGTTGGTGATAAGGCAAGTGGCACAGCAAGCTGGTATGGTCCAAATTTTCATGGTAAAACAACCTCAAACGGCGAAATTTATAATATGTACAACATGACTGCAGCACACAAAACTTTGCCGATGAATACGATCCTTAAGGTAACAAATTTAAGAAATCAAAAAAGCGTCATTGTTCGCGTAAATGATCGTGGACCTTTTGTGGCTGATAGAGTTTTAGACCTTTCAAAGGCGGCTGCAACTAAACTTGATATTATCGGTACAGGCACAGCTCCAGTCAGTATGGAAGTCATAGGCTTTAATGAAGATATAAATGCTGTTGCAAGCATTAACACTCAAGCAAAACCGACAAGCACTGGCATAAAAGTGCCAAATCCAGTCGCTCCGACAGCTCCAACTGGAGGCATTATTATTTCGTCAGAGCAACGAGTCGTAGGTGGAGATTTTATGGTGCAAATTGGCTCATTTAAAAACCTTGAGGGCGCAAACAGATATCAAAGAGAGCATCAAAGCATAGATGGTTACAAGTCGGTAGTTAGGACATTTACTATAGATGGCTCGACCATTTATAGAGTATTTTTAAATGGGTTTAGAAGTGAGGACGAGGCCAGGGATTATGCAAGAAGCGGTAAATTCCAAGGTGCATTTATAGTAAGAGGTTAG
- the hisB gene encoding imidazoleglycerol-phosphate dehydratase HisB, with product MLELTRNTKETQILMKLKIYGSGVAKIDTGIGFFDHMLEAFTKHSLLDLEISCKGDTYVDFHHSVEDVGIVLGQLLKEALYPLSGVERFGEASVVMDEAAVFCALDLSNRAYLVYENFNQNAKVGEFDTELVEEFFRAVAINSAITLHLNQIRGKNTHHIIEATFKSFAVALRRALAKNARIGTPSTKGVL from the coding sequence ATTTTAGAACTAACTAGAAATACAAAAGAGACACAAATCTTAATGAAGCTTAAAATTTATGGCTCTGGGGTTGCAAAGATAGATACTGGCATTGGTTTTTTTGACCATATGCTTGAAGCTTTTACAAAGCATTCTTTGCTCGATCTTGAAATTTCATGCAAGGGCGACACGTATGTGGATTTTCACCACAGCGTTGAGGATGTCGGCATAGTTTTGGGTCAGCTTTTAAAAGAGGCCTTGTATCCTTTAAGTGGTGTTGAAAGATTTGGTGAGGCGAGTGTTGTTATGGATGAGGCAGCTGTTTTTTGTGCGTTAGATCTTAGCAATAGAGCCTACCTCGTATATGAAAATTTTAACCAAAACGCTAAAGTAGGGGAGTTTGACACGGAGCTTGTGGAGGAGTTTTTTAGGGCAGTTGCTATAAATTCAGCCATCACGCTTCATCTAAATCAAATTCGTGGTAAAAACACTCACCACATCATCGAAGCAACGTTTAAATCATTCGCTGTCGCACTTCGTAGAGCGCTTGCTAAAAACGCAAGGATAGGCACACCAAGCACAAAGGGTGTTTTATGA
- a CDS encoding KdsC family phosphatase, giving the protein MIEIIFLDVDGCLTDGKIIYNANGEELKFFDVKDGYAIESWLKLGKKVAIITGRKSAIVERRAEDLKINHVYQGVGDKFEVASEILKFEGLSFKNAAAIGDDYNDYKILNAVAWSFKPKDAIKELDVKTKLKHKGGNGAVREMIELIIKSENLYDEWSKRWL; this is encoded by the coding sequence ATGATAGAGATTATATTTTTAGATGTTGATGGCTGCCTGACTGATGGCAAGATTATATACAATGCAAATGGTGAAGAGCTTAAATTTTTTGATGTAAAAGATGGCTACGCGATAGAAAGCTGGCTAAAGCTTGGCAAAAAAGTAGCTATCATCACTGGCAGAAAGTCAGCCATCGTTGAGCGAAGGGCTGAAGATCTAAAGATAAATCACGTCTATCAAGGTGTTGGTGATAAATTTGAAGTAGCGAGTGAGATATTAAAATTTGAAGGGCTTAGCTTTAAAAACGCAGCAGCTATCGGCGATGACTACAATGACTATAAAATTTTAAATGCAGTTGCTTGGAGCTTTAAGCCAAAAGACGCGATAAAAGAGCTTGATGTAAAGACAAAACTAAAGCATAAAGGTGGTAATGGCGCGGTTAGAGAGATGATCGAGCTTATTATAAAATCAGAAAATTTATATGACGAGTGGTCTAAGCGTTGGTTGTAA
- a CDS encoding LPS export ABC transporter periplasmic protein LptC, which translates to MVVKIFYFVVAIFSVVMIFLAAQDPYLANVLKIDTKISNMQINDVIDYEINSTKISGVYEADELNRYNDKDEFLSFKAKILRGNLKHFLSSDKAISQNDEIIFQKNANYENNDSLRFISDEVIYGTKTKIVRSEANFTLIRNNDKALGESGSYDLGKKQTQVKGLRAWVEENQRF; encoded by the coding sequence TTGGTTGTAAAAATTTTCTACTTCGTCGTGGCTATTTTTAGTGTCGTGATGATATTTTTGGCAGCTCAAGATCCATACCTTGCAAATGTTTTAAAGATCGACACAAAGATATCAAATATGCAGATAAATGATGTGATAGATTATGAGATAAATTCCACGAAAATAAGCGGAGTCTACGAGGCTGATGAGCTAAATAGATACAATGATAAAGATGAATTTTTGAGTTTTAAAGCAAAAATTTTAAGAGGAAATTTAAAACATTTTTTAAGCTCAGACAAAGCAATCTCACAAAATGACGAAATCATCTTTCAAAAGAATGCGAACTATGAAAACAACGATAGTTTGAGATTTATAAGTGACGAAGTGATATATGGAACAAAAACAAAAATAGTAAGATCTGAAGCAAATTTCACGCTCATAAGAAATAATGATAAGGCACTGGGTGAGAGTGGAAGCTATGATCTTGGCAAAAAACAAACGCAGGTAAAAGGGTTAAGGGCATGGGTAGAAGAAAATCAGCGATTTTAG
- the lptA gene encoding lipopolysaccharide transport periplasmic protein LptA, which produces MGRRKSAILAVILGFTFLNAEQVEITSNDFFADENKQTSEFIGNVNIKKGSFDELKADKVVVYFDKKRQPIKYVATGNARAKIFIKDKHYDGKGNILTYEPAKQTYTVSGNGYLHEVETDKNVYGEKIVVNQKDGTYSVNSDEKKPVKFIFQVEEKDK; this is translated from the coding sequence ATGGGTAGAAGAAAATCAGCGATTTTAGCGGTGATATTGGGTTTTACATTTTTAAATGCAGAGCAAGTTGAAATCACATCAAATGATTTTTTTGCAGATGAGAATAAGCAAACTAGTGAATTTATAGGTAATGTAAATATCAAAAAGGGCTCATTTGATGAGCTTAAGGCAGATAAAGTGGTCGTCTATTTTGACAAAAAACGTCAACCTATAAAATATGTGGCTACTGGCAATGCTAGAGCAAAAATTTTTATAAAAGATAAGCACTACGATGGCAAAGGCAATATTCTTACATACGAGCCAGCAAAACAGACCTATACTGTTAGTGGAAATGGCTATTTGCATGAGGTAGAAACTGATAAGAATGTTTATGGTGAAAAGATCGTTGTCAATCAAAAAGATGGCACATATAGCGTAAACAGTGATGAGAAAAAACCTGTTAAATTTATCTTTCAGGTAGAGGAAAAAGATAAGTGA